The Sabethes cyaneus chromosome 3, idSabCyanKW18_F2, whole genome shotgun sequence DNA window atcgggttgttgAAGACCAACACCCGCCTATCAGGAACGCTTTAAAACATAACCGAGAAATgatggcaacggctctacactagATAAAGTTACCGACGGAATGGATGGAAAGAGTTACTtacgtaacttttcaaaaggacctatctaacattgagagactctctttggcgtcaCTCTTTTTCGATTATTATGGCGACATAAACGCAttttaacgaaaattttctTAACGTCTAGCTAAATAGTGACGCTAGCAACCgatgcaaagctgatgttttaaagtgcatcTGTAGCGCCGTGGTAggcgaaagagaagaggcacaaagagaatctctcattgttacttagctccttttgaaaagttacgcgagttACAAAAGTCACAAACAACTGTAGATTGTCGCCTAGACAAagagggtgatcggctcgactgctgcaaatcTCGCGGCATGACGCTGGTaaacctacaaggtactctcccaaatcCTATTACGTCGGCTGTCACCGTTAGCGTagggtttatttatttattttttttttttatttgaaacattcATCTGACAATGTCTTAATGAAGGTCACACAAACTCTTACAAAGCACCAGttcttgacaatttttgaacaaaaattcgAGTAGGCTCTCCAAATTCGTACAGTTCTTCAACCCGAGTGAACATCCGGATGCATGACGTCACTGGTTCGTGGTACCCAAACGTGGTTCGGTGAAATTCCGTGTGTAATAAGGCCGTAGTTCGCAGAGATCTTTGAGATGCTCGGAAATTCACTTTTGAAAGCAGCGTCGGCGAATCAATGtcgttgttcaaaatttttgctACAAACGTTGCCTACTGAACTTTTCTGCGCCGTTCTAGTGTGTCTAAACCGAGCAGAAGACAACGTTCACGATAAGGAGGGAGATTCTCTGGGTCTCTCCAAGGCAACTCTCTGAGGGCAATACGGATAAATCGTCTGGATGCGTTCGATTCTTAGAATCCAGGTGAGCTGATGTGCTTGCCAAATCACGCAGGCGTTTTCAAGCAAAGGACGAACTAGTGCACAGTATAAAGATTTCAAGCAGTGAGGGTCGCTAAAATCTCTTCCGATTTTGGAGATAAATCCTAGCTGGCGGGATGCTTTGGAAATAATAGCAGAACGGTGAgcgttaaacataagtttggAGTCGAGTAAGATGCCGAGATCGCTAACTTGCTCTACCCTCCGGAGAGTATTTCCATTTATATTGTAGTCAAAGATGATTGAGTTTTGAGTGCGATGAAACGTTATAacctcacattttgctgtgCTCACTATCAAGTAGTTGATCTTACACCAATTCACGAAGCCATCTAATAATTTTTGGAGCCGACGGCAGTCGTCGATGGAGCGCACGGTAAGAAACAGTTTAAGATCGTCATCGTAGATAAGTGCGCATCCAGTTTCTACTACCATAACtacatcgttaaaaaacaatatgaacagcaagggccccatattgcttccttgaggaacaccagacttatttgtaaacacagatgaaacagTAGATTCTAACTTGACTTACAAGATTCTATCGCGTAAATATGATTCAAGCCAAGCCAATAGCTGCTCTGAGGCTCCCAAACGATGCAATTTCTGCAGAAGGATGCGATGATCGATccggtcgaatgcagcttttatGTCCGTGTAAACTGCGTCGACTTGTGCTTTTTCTTCAAGTTGCGTGATGCAGAAGGAGGTAAAGTCGAGTAGATTGGTGGAAACCGATCGGCCAGGCATGAACCCGTGCTGGTGGGCTGATATATAATTTTTGGTACGGTTAAGCATGGCAGTGCccacaataatttcaaaaagtttggaAGCTGCAGACAAGCTGGTAATTCCTCTGTAGTTCCTAACATTCCGACGATCGCCACTCTTATGAACGGGAAACATAAAGGATCGTTTCCGAATACTAGGAAATTTTCCTTGTGTAAAAGACTtgttgaaaatacaacaaagtgGTACGGATAACTCAAATGCGCAGCGACAAAAAATAGCGGCTGGGATCCCATCAGGTCCGGGGGAATATGATCGCTTCAATCTACGAGCTGATTGTTGAAATCATCACGGGAGTAATTTCGAAAGTGTCAAGGTCGACGAGTCCTTCGGGAACAATATTGCAGCCAAACCAGCCTCTGCGTCGGAGGCGAACTCATTTGCAAATACCGAAGAGAAGAAGGATGCAAACATTTCGCAGGAGTCTGTAGTGGAGCACGATTCTGAGCCATCAAGATATACGTTGGCGGGAATAGAATTGCATTTGCGTTTCGAGTTTACAAAACTCCAAAAATCTTTCGGGTTTCTTCGCAGGTTAGTTTGAACATGGAGAACATATGACTTATACAGGGAGGCGTTGAGCTGACGATACTCGTCACTGGTACGTTTATATTCACGTTTTAATTCTACGGATTTACGGCGTCGGTATTTACGTAAACAAGTATTGCGCGCACGTTTTAAGGCTCGTAAACGATTAGTACTCCAGGGCGGTGTGGAACGTTGCTTAACAAAAGGCAAATTTGATTGAAGCCACCGGTTAATAGCGTTACAGAATAAATTGGCCATGTCATCCACGTCGCTCATTTCAAGAAGATTCTCCCAGTCGTAGTTAAGTAAATGTTCAGAGAGCAGGCCAAAATCTATTTTGCGGTAGTTTAATTTTCGTCGTTCATTTTCTGAAGGTGTATGATTCTCGGAGTGGTCATTTAAAGCGGGTAACGAAATCAACAATGGGGGGTGATGAGAGTCAACAGAAAGTAATGGTGCAACGCACTCGTCAACGGTTACAACGTGGTCAACAGAATAAAAATCTAAATCAAGCACCCTTCCAAGATGATTAAGTATCAAGTTGGCTTGTTGGAGGTTGAGGAAATCCATTCCGTCAACTAAAACCGCACTCGCAGTGGGAAGCTGCGATGTATTCGTGTGATTTATCATGTCGTCATTGTATTCCCAAACAATGCGTGGTTGATTGTAATCACCGCAAATGAGCATAGCATCAGTTGAGGGTTTTTTTTCGCACAGTTCACGAATAGAAGAAACGTGCGATTCAATAACAACAGGATCctggcttttgtcgggaggaatgtacacagcaccaaataaaattttcaacccATGAATATTCGCGGTAATACAGACTTGCTCTAACCTACTTGCTTGTGCTGACGTGAGGGCAACGCATGGGTACTGCCGGGCGACAGCGATCAATACACCTCCAAAGCTCCGCTTATCACTATTACGGGACGAACGGTCGCAGCGAAAAGCGTTGAATCTTTCGCCGAACAGCTGCACAGAATTAATGGAGTCGTTGAGTCCGGTTTCCGTCAATATGATGACATCAAAACAGCAATCACGAGAAGCCAAGAAGATATCGTCCACTTTCGTCCTCAGTCCCCTGACGTTCTGGTAATAGACGACGATATCGTTGGAATACGTGTCACAGTACTGTAACATAGAATCACTGTACACAGCGGGAAAGTTATTTGTACTATACGGATACTCGCCTTTGGCGGGAACCCGAAGGTTCCCACCGTCCACCAAACATCGCGTTGTATTTAATTCATTGCAACAGCATCCTCCATTCGTGAAGCGGCAGGTTCCAGGCGCGAGTCCAAGTTTTTTGACTGATCAATAAACTCACGGAACAGTAAACCAGCAGGCCATGATGAAGGATTCAGAGCGGCGTCCCGTGTATCAGGATCGAGTCCAATTTTGAAAGAAACAAACGACAAAGTCGACACATCTTTTCCTTTGGGAACTAAGCGAACAACGTCACTTGGCTCGGCAATGTTCAGGCAGCGCGATACGATCGTCTTTACGTCATCACTCGATATCAGTGGATTTAATTTCGACAAATAGAGCCAGAACTTTTCGGTAGCAGTAGATGTGACGCTTGCAACAGAAAGCTCACTCAGGTCGATAATTTTTGTGCCACAGTTTGTCGGTGCTTGAACAGTTGAACGTGCCTGTCCATCGATGCGGCGGCGTTTTAAAGATCGGGCTGAACCATACACGGGAACAGCTGGAGTAGTAGGATATAACGAGGGTGTCACGGCGGGGTGCGTATCAGCTGTTAAATTGTCGATTTTTTTGCTCAGCGTATCGACAGCATCGGACAGCAATTTAACCTGCGACGGCAAATTAGTATCGGCCGCTGGTTGTGATTGGGTACCATCCGATTTATCAGCAAAGTAAGCACAAATGCTGCGTCCATTTAACTTATCCCTGCAGGTAGGACAAATAAATGCAATTTTGCCCTGAGCGAATAAATCTTTATATCCACGGCAATTAAAGCCACAGCACTGTTGGCTAATGTGATAGTATGCATCGCACAGACCGCATATCACTGGCTCGAGATCGTTGATGGATTATTTGCATTCTCCGCACAGTTTTTCTCCATGACTTACTGCGTGGCTCGACGGATAAGCAGTGTGCAAACAGTCTCACTCGATCGAGTTTAGAGGCAAACCAAAGAGTGCACAAAAGAAAGATAACGTATCGAAACGATAGAATCCAACTGGTAACAAAGCGGGCGTATGAAATTCGGTTAAAACAACGGTAAATCAAGCGCAAATTGCTCAACTTATTGATTGCCAACTAGATCAGTACGTTTACTCTTGTAATGATTCATAATAACGATTTTAACAAACAGTTTACAGGGTAAAAACTAGTCTTAATCACAGACGATAACTGACAATAACGTAATCACAGAAGTATGCACCAACATGGTTTCATGGGTGGGTTTCTTAGAGAATTATCAGGCAGGCTTAAAGGGGGTTTGAGacgctacggaccaaatttttaccttatcttgcagaaatgtcgggagtatgaTTGACTCCAAAGCAACTTACAATACAGTCGATCGTGGTCAGCACAGATCACAGATTtgcgaacaaactgacgcgctGGCGGAGGtcatctacgccagactgaaagccgAGTctattttttcctgtatgggcttatcaccgTGACCTGCACGTAGATCTATTGTAATAAActaagtctaggaggattgggctaaaaataaatgggtTGAAGACTAAGTCGCTACTACATGGACAAGAATGTTCGCGAGTTGTGGCCGTGGTAGAAAATTAACATGCAGCATTCTCGTTCGATTCTGGAATTTTGTTCGGTGGACTCATTGGCACTATTCTATATTCTAATCAAACTCCTAATCAGAATCTCTATCCTGAGTTCTTATCGAAACAAACTATTATTTCCAAAAACGCCAATAATCAAGCTCATTTTGCAGGCTTTTTCGATAATGGAAGTGTAACATATCATAAAGaagtaaattgtaaaataagtgAACTGAGACATACTGTGCAAAGCGCTGATTTGGAACACAAAAGAGTAATGGGCCAATATACTCGCGACGGATTTAAATTTCTTTGTGCCACACGTATAACATATTTAACTAATAACTTTTTGTGCAAATATGTTTTGCTTTTCAGATCAATCATTCCCGACGAAAACATGATCTGGTGTCCCGAACAACTGCTTCGAAACGTTTTGGCCCATGTACACTATCTACCGGCATCCTGGCGTGGTTACGCTCATACTTCCATGGTGCGCGATCAGTTTGAGCAATTTTTCCAACTGAAAGCGGTAAGATAGACAAACCCTTAGAACTCATTTCCTTTACAATAACGAACATAACAAACTCCGCTTGCAGATGTACATCCTCAACGAACTGTTTAGTCCTTTCGTGGCACCGTTCGTGCTACTGTTCGTGCTGAGACCGAAAGCTTTGGATTTGGTAGACTTTTTCCGCAATTTCACAGTGGATGTTGTCGGCGTGGGTGACGTATGTTCCTTTGCCCAGATGGACGTCCGTAAGCACGGCAATCCTGATTGGCAAGTCACAAACAGTGCCATCGAGAAGGACATAAACGAATCGGTTCATACCCCACTGGTGGACAATAATCAGTACACCCAGGGCGAACACGGTAAAACCGAACTATCGTTGGTTCATTTCACGCTAACAAATCCGACGTGGCAAATGCCTCCGGAGGCTAAACATTTTGTACAGGGTATCAAGCGTCACGCTCTACAGGACCTCAACAGACAGCGGGGAATGTTGTACGGGGCCACCACAGCCGCTAATGCGATGGCAGAAAGTCTGCTTTCGATGGAAAGTCTGGGTGAACAATACCAGTCGATTATCCATCCGATTTTGCAGACACACCACCTCTCTAATTCGCAGCAGCTTGGACTGTCGATGAACTTGGGTGGCTTCGGATCACCTCCGCCATCCACTGGAGGTGGAATCCCGCACCTAGCACCGTTGGGTGATCTGCAGCATTCGACTGTAACACAATCACACTATCGTTACAATTCTCCTCCGTCGTTCGATTTCGAACATATGCTGCAGCAGAATCTCACCGATGGCAGCACAGCTGCTCCCCTAAGGAGCACTTTTCTTCACAATATCAACGAAAATGATGACGATGAGACTGGAGCCATGGGATCTACCGCTAATCAGCCACTGCATTCGAGCTTAACGGCTGGAGTTAGCGCTGGCCCCGCTGGTTGTGAGCCTAGGACCACTATGAGCTTCAGCACTAGAGGGGGCATGAGCAGACGAGAAGGACCTGCCGAAGGATCAAACAATGGGCTCCTACCCAGGTAAGGCATAGACATCATCAGCATGTGCTTCGAATAAATGTACTAACTTATTTTTCGCTAAAATTTTCAGCTTATACGTGGACGGCTCTGCTTCGCATCCTGTGTCGCACGAAGTCACGACGGCGGACATGTGTCTTAGTACTTTGTACCTGCATGAGTTGCATCACAATCATGTAAGTCGCTTTCGTGTGTGTGTGTCCAGCAATTtcaatactaaatatttttttttagatgCGACGGCGCGGTGGCAGCTTGCGCACCGAACCAAGTCAACGCCAGCAATGGCAGAGACCACATCAGCAGCAGTCACCGCTGGTTCCTTTGCCGGCGGTTGCAGGAGTTAGTGGGTCTTCCACCGAAAGGTCTTCTGGTGCGGCCGAACGAACGCCACTATTAAGCAGCAAAAAGTCATAGCAAAACGCCGAGTGGGTCTAATAATAGGCAGGTTTAGTTCTACGTTTAGATTAGTAGCAAGCTGTCTATCTTACGTTACGATAATACTATCATAAGGTATCAACAAAGTGATATATCACACGCGCGCAGATACGACTAGTCAGTGTCGTTGGCTGTGTTGAGAAAGCAGATAATGTAAGTTCAAgggtattttttgttaaaagaGATCACATCAGGCGATTTACCACACGGGTGGGACAGCAGCGCAATCGTTTGAATCGTCATAGTTTTAGGTAGAAAATCGTTTTTCTTTCAAATAAAGCTAATAATCATAAATATTTGCTTGTAAAATGCATTCATACGGACTGCCACTGCTTTTACTATCGATTGACAAAGCTAATGATACATAATTGATTTGTACATGCGGTTCCACTGTGTGAAGCAATGTTCAGATTTACATTATCTGGTACATATATTTATGTAGATCTATCTGGGATAGTATGTATGATGAGCAACGAATGATTGAATACATGGGCTCAGTGAAATGACAGAAGTTTACACTTTTGTACAtagttaaaaatattttctgcaTCTACAAGTGACGAGAAACCTAATGTAATAATAGTGAActattttcaaatgaaattctttttttgttttacattttgcGAAGCATATCTGAAAGCAAACTATGTTGCGatgtggacccccgttcgtttgatcgtttttagtctgaactctttttaatttaaacccgggtatgaaatggggaaggcaactgaggagcgtccaatatagctctagccatcccaagcccctacctagcgcctccacgtggccatacctggtaatgctctattgagtagccaagctggg harbors:
- the LOC128744774 gene encoding autophagy-related protein 9A, which codes for MARNETKSYDTLTNQDTNPFNDTNKGSPINDEEETPQSSGLVIHIVPETNKARWNHIEDLDSFFTRVYCYHQKHGFYVMMLQRVLELFQFMFVVVLITYMTNCIDYGVLFNNNNSHNKITLADVMQSPAVCVDSLGLFDWVLLAVAIVFWTIRLFKFLFHFAQFWDIKLFFNTALKIDDADLDNLTWHEVQKRIREVQSEIQMSINKEQLTELDIYHRILRFKNYMVAMMNKSLLPSTMHLPFLGKLVCLSQALRYNVGFLLFWGPWSPFENNWHLRDEFKRSNRRTELAAKLSSYIFWVAIANLVLSPFIFLCQLMYFFFNYVDLIKKEPGTLGIRCWSQYGKLYLRHFNELDHELDARLTRAYRPAVKYMGSFSSPLLTVIAKNISFVCGGIASLIFLLALYDEDVLQVQHVLGIMTVMGAASVISRSIIPDENMIWCPEQLLRNVLAHVHYLPASWRGYAHTSMVRDQFEQFFQLKAMYILNELFSPFVAPFVLLFVLRPKALDLVDFFRNFTVDVVGVGDVCSFAQMDVRKHGNPDWQVTNSAIEKDINESVHTPLVDNNQYTQGEHGKTELSLVHFTLTNPTWQMPPEAKHFVQGIKRHALQDLNRQRGMLYGATTAANAMAESLLSMESLGEQYQSIIHPILQTHHLSNSQQLGLSMNLGGFGSPPPSTGGGIPHLAPLGDLQHSTVTQSHYRYNSPPSFDFEHMLQQNLTDGSTAAPLRSTFLHNINENDDDETGAMGSTANQPLHSSLTAGVSAGPAGCEPRTTMSFSTRGGMSRREGPAEGSNNGLLPSLYVDGSASHPVSHEVTTADMCLSTLYLHELHHNHMRRRGGSLRTEPSQRQQWQRPHQQQSPLVPLPAVAGVSGSSTERSSGAAERTPLLSSKKS